Part of the Diprion similis isolate iyDipSimi1 chromosome 10, iyDipSimi1.1, whole genome shotgun sequence genome, GCATCAGGAGAAACTTCTTCACGCGATCCtaacagaaacaaaaatgaaatcagATACCTTTCGATTCGAGAGAATGGTGGATATTAGGGGTGTGCGAATCGAGTGGTGgtaaaagtgtaaaatttttttcatgaattcgatttaagttaaaaaaaaacaagatttcTTGATTTATTCGGTCGGGTTGGcgaatattcgattttttttatatattcgtgACAAAATATCCGAGTAATTCAATTAATACGAACCATTTCAGTAACTATAGAATAATTTGAAGTATTCTAATCGATTTTCTGATAGAATCCCGATTCGATTTGACAACAATTTGCACACTcctgtgaaaattaattaactgaAATCTGATTACATACTTGATAAGTTCTTGAGAGGAATTTCAGATGCAGGGAGAGTGTGGCTAGatatttggtgaaaatatttgtacgTTTGGCATCCTTCGCATCTCCGCTTGTTGTCCTCCCCCACTTTTTACTTGGTTCACATTTATtctcaattttgttttctgctttttttcgGTCTTCGTACTCCTGCATTGCTCTTTCTAGAAATGTCTCTTCCAGCGCCTGGAGCTCCAGGATCGGACCGTAAACAGATCTTAAATGATTCATGAGCTCCTGAAAGAAGTAAATCGTTTTCTTAGTATTTCAAGAAGACACGAAACTCATTGTTTTGCGATTTCGCAGAACTTTTCATCCTTCTGTGATCCAAATTCACTGGAAATCGCTTTTTGGATTTGTTTGCAAAGTGAGAAACCCTGTCTTCACGACGAAATTGTCCATTGCAATTTGGATGAAACCTACTTCAATGATTGAATTGTAGTTTCCTAATATTTTCGTCAATCAGTTCAgatcaaattttgcaaattcacgACGCCTCTTCACAGAACTTGGCACACGACTTGATGgtgttaatttataatttcaagaatttgTCTGTCATTTTTAATCTGCGAGGTACGGCAGGGCGAAATATTCAACTGTTTAAGTCGAAAAATCGCGCATAAAAAATTGCTGCTCTATCACATTCTGAAAAATCCAGCGTGCTTTCAGTATCCTCTCTACTCACCTGCGAATTCTCGTCAAGCAGCGTGCCGCGTCTGACGGACTCAACGAAATTGTTATGCGCAGATATAATGTCATCAAGAGAAGTTGCTTGGCCTAATTGCCGGGCAAAAACATCCCAGGAACACTCTATTACCTGAAAAAAGGGTCAAATTGTATTGAATGAGTTGGTTCAGTTGATTTAAACGCTTGTTTCAAGCTGCATCGAGAAACAATCGCTCACCTCGAATAAAAAGTAATACTGCATTTGATGGACGAGGTGAACCATGCTGCTCGTTATCAAGTGAATGTGATTCTGTATCGGTAATACTTCCggcatttttctaaatatctTCGCCGACGTCGTCTGCCGCTTCCATATACCAGACAAAATCGATTCCATCCGCTTCGCTCGccaaagagagaagaagacgGTCTGATAAGTCTGACGACAAGGCTCCAGAATCTGTAATGTGTGAATATTTATGTACAGAAATTGTAGATTGTCGAAATTCTTCGATgctcttgcaaaaaaaaaaaagcgtttcTATTCacgaaaaataagataaacaCGCGTAATGATTGATTAAACGTAGCAGCCAGTGTGCAAAACCATTTCAGAATCTCCTTTTTGAACGGTTTCTCAAAGATACAGTCTACGAATATGTTATTAATCAGAAGTTACGCAGCGCATTTGTGGTGAATAGAAAATTCTCTTACCGTTCCTATAGGTCCATCGACGTTGTAGTCAAGTATGAAAACGTCCCATCCAGTCTCGTTTTCAGAGGGAGCAAGCGAGCGAACATACAAACGTCTCTGCACATCGAGATCATCAAATTTCGCGCTCGTAGCTCTGATCGCCGTTTCAAGGATAGGAAACAAGTTGTGAGTGTTCAACGAATTTGCCGGCTTAGCCAATTCAGGTCTGAAATGCAATTACCAAGTTTTCAAACATGGAAATTCGTGGACATTCCGTTTAAACGAAAATTAGCAATTTTCGACGCACCAATGAGTCGTTTAAATcaataaaagaaacaaaaagtatTCGAACTCGGGGTAAAAAAACTGCGCGAAACCTCAAATCCATTGACTCACTCGAGGAGATGCATCAGgtgttgaataaaatgacCTTGTCCGAGTAAAAGGTAGCCTTTTATACCCTGCAGATGTTCCATGAGGTTGTATtgtttggtcaaaatttcgacgaccctCGTCGAAGTTTCTTTGAACGCAGTTTCCATCATAGTTTGAAGAGGACCATCTGGATCCATGTCGAACAGAGCTTCAACTGAAagaatatcgaattttaaGGTGCAGTCACAAATTTTTGGGTACAAAAAAGGTGAAAGGGTAAACATTTTGTAGAGTCTAAAAATCATTGCAAGTCTAAAACAATCGATTAACTATCGAcaataatgaatgaaaaaaaattatacactgcaaattagaataaaattcaactGAAAGAATTTTACCCACTTCTTTGAAAGCGAAATTTGAGTTACTGGAACAGATTTTGTACCGTTTGAATCTTCCGCGTTTTGTTGAAACGATTCCCTGTGCCTCTCCTGAAGGGGTGCGGAGTCCTTACAAATCTCTCTCAGGAAATTGATGCTCTTTCCTGTCCCAAGAATCTTTCTCGCCTGAGCCTTGCTGATGAAAGTTGGAACCATGGAGTCCCTGACCTGATACTTTTCGTGCCACATTCTGTCACCTGCGACGTCTGACCTTGCTTCGATAAAAAACTCGTTTCTAGAGTCGTCCAGTTCTCCCTCGGCGATCCATCGCAGTAGCATTGTGTGCAGAGGGTCGCAAACTTTCTCCAGTATTCTTTTTACCAGCTGTTTTACGCCTGCGTCGCCGTGGTGGCTGAATCCGTAAACCGCGGATGCCAGGGCTCCCCCTTTTTGACCCTCACAGGCTTTCACGATGCTTGCAAGCCACTTCAGCGACTCCAATGGCTGATAAGCCCAGAGATGGAGGTGCGAAAGCGTCACACTGTCCATTCCCAGTGGACTTTGAGATCTAAAGAGACGAGGAATTCGATTTTGTAATGAGAAGTTGGGAATTAGAGCTGATTTTAAGTAGAAGTATATAGCTGAGGAGATGAGTGAATTTGGGAAATATGTATTACGATAACCAATTATTTAATCCGATTAAGGCTTGATTTGTTCAAAAGGATATTGATCGTGCTATGTTtgcatacttttattttttagaaccaataaacagaaaaaatcgttattgcCAATAAAATGTCAACCATTTTGCTCAGCAACAGGTTTTGCAGTGACAACAATATCTCTAAAACGGCAAGATcaatttacttcaaattttgaaacagtaTGCTTGGATAGCTTATCCGccgtaatgaaaataaactctGACCTGTTCACCTCCTCCTGCATGATAGCAATAAATCTATAATATTCCGAAAGTTCCTGATGCAGGGCAGCCACAAAGCTATCTGCAACTCGTCCGGAGCATGCAGCAGACATTCTTTCCAGCCCGCGGCTGACGACGTTGTGAAGATAGCCAAGCGCGCTGAGCCGCAAAACACCCTGTCTGTGCGTTCTGTTTACTTTTGCTTTCGGGTCTATTTGGAACCCGTAACTCGAGTCGAGTTTCAGAACCTTTCCCTCTATCCCCTGGAACGAGTAAATCAAATCCTGGACCAACAGATCTTCGGACACTGACTCCTCGTTGAATATTCTCGCAGGATGCAGAGACGGACCGCGAACTATCGTCTCTGTGCAACTCAGCGGCAGCATCTGTCCCTGAGAGCACGAAACCTGCGAGGTCTGACCTGATTCGAAACAAAGAATATCAGATAAGCAATGACAAATCTTTGTGGAGGTTTTTAAGTAACTCggaaacgattaaaaaaaagaatcgatgcTGTTTTATGATACAGTTTATGATACAAAAATAAGTCTATAATAAACTcgaatctgtaaaaaaatatatataagacaGAACTAGGACAAGGCAATTGATTTATTGTAGATTTTGGTCAACtgttttttgatgaaattattgtttttttgattGTTCGATCGATTGGTCTTTCCAATTCACCGTTTTTTCAATGAATCCATTAATTGGCCCGGTCTGTTGATCATATTTTCGATTAATCACAGTTTCCAACTTTTCCTTTGGTCAGTTAATTGAGATCATGATCCTTTCAATTAACCGTTTCTTCGATTAATTGTTTAACCggcattttcaattattcgattattcGGCACTTTATTCTTTAGACACttaattattcgttttttcaattgttccaGTCAATAGACTCTTTCAATTAACTGCTTTCATAATTAATCAATGAAATGCACAGCCCTAAACAAAACATTGATTATAGAAGTTTGTCTTTCGGGCTTGATatctttgcaaaaaaattttcactctttttTGCCAAGTTCAGGgtaattttttccatattatTCTTGATTGGAAATTCGTAACGAAGTTAGAAAGAAGCcgaatttccttttttatacaatcatctacaatgaattgaaaaatagtgcgagttctgaaattctttacGCACGGCTGGTAGAAGCGACGGGTGAAGTCAGGCCAAGCCTCATATCAGGAAACGAAAAGTGTCTGTCCTTGGTCTGATCAATGGATTGTCCCATGTAAAGCAGAAAAGTCAGGATGCTGAGTCTGTTCTTCAGCGGCTGTAAAAATGAGGTtgtaaaatgaagaatttaGTTGATCTATAAGCAAAATAAACTATAAACAAGCCAAACGCACCCCATCCTTGAGATCGTTGTGAAGTTTGTCGAACTGAATGGCGTCGCGAACTTGAAGTTTTCCCTTGATCTGTACGGCAATGTTCATTTCATCTTCTCGAAGTGTTTCTGCACCTGGAGACGAGGAGAGGAGTCCCAACGCAAAACGCACAAAGCGTCTTATAGCCTCTGCAAGTATTAGAACATGCAATTTTTAGTCTAAATTGATTGAGGACGCTCTCCTCCGTTCACCTCTGATGTATGGATCCTTAACAGGCATGTTTTAAATTTAACAAGATAATTGTATATGGtccgaaaattattttgttcctGCATAAAGGTGAGAATAGtaatatctcaatttttccttttatcaAAAAACATTCAAGTCCCCTTTAAGGTGCCCGCTTCCCGGATTTGTTTTCTTCGATGCCATGGCAACTGCAGGAAAGAAAGATGCATCTGGTATGCAAAAAATCTGGGAAAACTGAAAACTTCGGGGctataaaattaacaatagcaatttctgattctgatcaaccttgaaaaataaatcatggtAATTCTGGGGATAAAAATGTATCTCTGAGTATTTCCGACTGTAAATATGGTTTTAgtcaagtgaaaatattgcagTTAAGGTTTgataattatcaaaaataacTACAAAATGATTAAATGAGATTAAAAAGATTCCAGTCGACAATATTTCATGATTTTATAAGTGCGAATAACGTGTAAAACAAAATGTGGAGATTCTAACAAAGCTGAAATACATATTCAACGAGTTTGGAGACTTTATAACATGTCATTGTGCTTAAAAACGGACGTAATAAACGCGTAAAAACGGCTGTGGCGAGTAATTAGCCCGGCCTTAaaccaacctaacctaatttaacctaacctaacctggtTTTTGATCTCCCCAAAGAGAAACGACAAGTTTTTGGATCAGATCACTGATTGTTTCAACGTCAGGAACGCTCATTTTTATACTCTGTAGTGCAATTGATGCAATTCTATCAGGCTACGGCTGTTATTGAGATATTAATTATCCTCCTGCACATTCGATCCCGAGAGTGAGTGACCATAGAATGAAAGTGACAGTTAAGCAATTAACTGTTTACAGACCTGAAGTTAGCCTACGCTCAGTGTTGCCAACTTCGATTTTTTAACGCTACAAATCGATGGCCAATAATCGATGTTTTGAGTATGTGTCACTGATAGATTCTAACATGTTCGATATCCCTAGGAATTTTACGACCCCCGGTGTTGAATGAGCACCGCTTGTACTCACGAAATTCCTAGAAACGCtagaaatgttgaattttgagTGAATCACTACATCTCTCACCGAAAACATTGATTCAttttaaggccccgctgacctggcatgtcatataattatatttctagCCATTAGAAGCgaggaaattgggtgaaacgCCATTACGAATCCTGCAAGAACGGAAGCACGAATCttactctgaaaatttttaaattgaagcttgaataaaagtgTACGTGGCTAACTGAGTcactggtcatgcaaatcgctgataatgtttgtaataaagaataatgaagtgaataaaatcacgccacaacaaacatggccgatcggagctaccgcatgttgaatattcactgattgcactgtttcagaatttctttcactctcgCCAGACAGTTagccacgtacaaaagcactcactttattcgggaaaacttatactatcagttatttttttgtaaatatggcaCGATTCGTAACGGCGATTTTCATGTGATAGCAGCCCGTTCATGgcccacaagaagtatgtctcgatctgtaactgatatcattggttggatctaacagaacaagccaatgaaatcagcggtgTTATTTCACCGTTTAATATTCAGACGCGCTGCACGTacttatgacgtcacgatttgatattttcaagtcagttCAGCGGCGCCTTAAATTAAccgacaaaatttttccaccaaaaaCCTTCAAAAACTACCAGATCCAACGGAAATATCATCAAGTTGGCAATGCTGGAATCATTTCACATGTTCCAGTCCCTCCATCGGTAAAGTATCCCATATCCGAAAAACTAGATCGAAGGCGTCTGTAACGTTATTATTTTGTCTCTGTTTGGCGGGAAATATTGCGCGCGAGGAACAAGAAATAGCGCGGGAAACGACCGAGACAAAATACGATGATCTTTTATTATCGAACCGATCCGCAACCgaggaaacgattttttcccgCCACGTGATTGCCAAAGAAATCAGAATAAACCGGTTAATCAACGTGTGAGTAAAATTTGGCGGCAACACCGTGATTTTCGATTGGCTATAGCAGTCACGTGACAGATTGTGGTAGCGAATCGGCCAATCACAGAAGCCAGAGGCGGAGCCTCGATGACTGGGAATTCCGCAGCTCCGAATCCTGTGTCAACTCGTCGTCAGAAGGTGATTAAGTATAAACGAACAAGGAACCCGATTAAAATTTGACTGCAATCATCATGCCACTCCAAGTTTCGCAGAAAGAGAATGTTTCCCGCAAATTGGAAAGCCTAAAAATCAAGGAAAACGTAAGTCTGAATCTATTTGTTGTCAGAAATGATATTTAATTTCTGTTTCAAACTCACGCTTACAGCTGAGTTTTTCTCGTCCAGTAGCCTTTTGCAGCTGCGCGTGACGTGCGATAGGCGTTTTAACGTGTGTGTCAATTCCACAATTCACACAGTCACACACGTACATGGTTTTAGTTTCTTGACGCGAGTTTATGCTCTAATCGCAAACTGCGCCACGACCTTAAAACGCGTACAATGCACTTAAATTCGCCAAAGCTGGCTCTAAGTCTTGTTTTTCGTCTCGCATATTCTACTTCGTAAAACGTCGTCATGCTATCATCAGCCGCTAATTTCACGGCGAAATCAGGAATCCTGGTTTCCACGTTAACTGAGGAAATTCATGTCTGTGCAAATGCCGACGAGGACCTCAGGTTATCGgtcacttttcttctattgGTCGCGCTCTCtatcacaattttttac contains:
- the LOC124411715 gene encoding gamma-tubulin complex component 3 isoform X2 — translated: MSVPDVETISDLIQKLVVSLWGDQKPEAIRRFVRFALGLLSSSPGAETLREDEMNIAVQIKGKLQVRDAIQFDKLHNDLKDGPLKNRLSILTFLLYMGQSIDQTKDRHFSFPDMRLGLTSPVASTSRQTSQVSCSQGQMLPLSCTETIVRGPSLHPARIFNEESVSEDLLVQDLIYSFQGIEGKVLKLDSSYGFQIDPKAKVNRTHRQGVLRLSALGYLHNVVSRGLERMSAACSGRVADSFVAALHQELSEYYRFIAIMQEEVNRSQSPLGMDSVTLSHLHLWAYQPLESLKWLASIVKACEGQKGGALASAVYGFSHHGDAGVKQLVKRILEKVCDPLHTMLLRWIAEGELDDSRNEFFIEARSDVAGDRMWHEKYQVRDSMVPTFISKAQARKILGTGKSINFLREICKDSAPLQERHRESFQQNAEDSNVEALFDMDPDGPLQTMMETAFKETSTRVVEILTKQYNLMEHLQGIKGYLLLGQGHFIQHLMHLLEPELAKPANSLNTHNLFPILETAIRATSAKFDDLDVQRRLYVRSLAPSENETGWDVFILDYNVDGPIGTILEPCRQTYQTVFFSLWRAKRMESILSGIWKRQTTSAKIFRKMPEVLPIQNHIHLITSSMVHLVHQMQYYFLFEVIECSWDVFARQLGQATSLDDIISAHNNFVESVRRGTLLDENSQELMNHLRSVYGPILELQALEETFLERAMQEYEDRKKAENKIENKCEPSKKWGRTTSGDAKDAKRTNIFTKYLATLSLHLKFLSRTYQDRVKKFLLMLASAEDVSLQLLSVRLDFNEYYKSRDSRLVAPLTYQHRRQSEQSFPVCK
- the LOC124411715 gene encoding gamma-tubulin complex component 3 isoform X1; translation: MSVPDVETISDLIQKLVVSLWGDQKPEAIRRFVRFALGLLSSSPGAETLREDEMNIAVQIKGKLQVRDAIQFDKLHNDLKDGPLKNRLSILTFLLYMGQSIDQTKDRHFSFPDMRLGLTSPVASTSRQTSQVSCSQGQMLPLSCTETIVRGPSLHPARIFNEESVSEDLLVQDLIYSFQGIEGKVLKLDSSYGFQIDPKAKVNRTHRQGVLRLSALGYLHNVVSRGLERMSAACSGRVADSFVAALHQELSEYYRFIAIMQEEVNRSQSPLGMDSVTLSHLHLWAYQPLESLKWLASIVKACEGQKGGALASAVYGFSHHGDAGVKQLVKRILEKVCDPLHTMLLRWIAEGELDDSRNEFFIEARSDVAGDRMWHEKYQVRDSMVPTFISKAQARKILGTGKSINFLREICKDSAPLQERHRESFQQNAEDSNVEALFDMDPDGPLQTMMETAFKETSTRVVEILTKQYNLMEHLQGIKGYLLLGQGHFIQHLMHLLEPELAKPANSLNTHNLFPILETAIRATSAKFDDLDVQRRLYVRSLAPSENETGWDVFILDYNVDGPIGTILEPCRQTYQTVFFSLWRAKRMESILSGIWKRQTTSAKIFRKMPEVLPIQNHIHLITSSMVHLVHQMQYYFLFEVIECSWDVFARQLGQATSLDDIISAHNNFVESVRRGTLLDENSQELMNHLRSVYGPILELQALEETFLERAMQEYEDRKKAENKIENKCEPSKKWGRTTSGDAKDAKRTNIFTKYLATLSLHLKFLSRTYQDRVKKFLLMLASAEDVSLQLLSVRLDFNEYYKSRDSRLVAPLTYQHRRQSEQSFPVCK
- the LOC124411715 gene encoding gamma-tubulin complex component 3 isoform X3 — protein: MLPLSCTETIVRGPSLHPARIFNEESVSEDLLVQDLIYSFQGIEGKVLKLDSSYGFQIDPKAKVNRTHRQGVLRLSALGYLHNVVSRGLERMSAACSGRVADSFVAALHQELSEYYRFIAIMQEEVNRSQSPLGMDSVTLSHLHLWAYQPLESLKWLASIVKACEGQKGGALASAVYGFSHHGDAGVKQLVKRILEKVCDPLHTMLLRWIAEGELDDSRNEFFIEARSDVAGDRMWHEKYQVRDSMVPTFISKAQARKILGTGKSINFLREICKDSAPLQERHRESFQQNAEDSNVEALFDMDPDGPLQTMMETAFKETSTRVVEILTKQYNLMEHLQGIKGYLLLGQGHFIQHLMHLLEPELAKPANSLNTHNLFPILETAIRATSAKFDDLDVQRRLYVRSLAPSENETGWDVFILDYNVDGPIGTILEPCRQTYQTVFFSLWRAKRMESILSGIWKRQTTSAKIFRKMPEVLPIQNHIHLITSSMVHLVHQMQYYFLFEVIECSWDVFARQLGQATSLDDIISAHNNFVESVRRGTLLDENSQELMNHLRSVYGPILELQALEETFLERAMQEYEDRKKAENKIENKCEPSKKWGRTTSGDAKDAKRTNIFTKYLATLSLHLKFLSRTYQDRVKKFLLMLASAEDVSLQLLSVRLDFNEYYKSRDSRLVAPLTYQHRRQSEQSFPVCK